A stretch of the Sulfurospirillum sp. UCH001 genome encodes the following:
- a CDS encoding SEL1-like repeat protein encodes MKKELCALILCAVMAQAGFIKEGMEAKESGDHKKLVEVYDKACNEGKASGCYNLAVLYSEGTGNVAKDSAKAVKLYEKACSADFATACYNLGLIYADGIVVKQDFAKAKELYEKSCAGDEGCTNLGLLYANGAGVQQDYAKAAEFYKKACKNEDLMGCNNLGFLHAGGRGVELDNKKASEYYQKACDGGIAMGCDNLAFMYAMGKGNVQDFKKASQFYEKACNNGYDKGCNNLGILYAEGKGVSVDNAKAKELFKSSCDKGLKEGCENAQLLEKITK; translated from the coding sequence ATGAAAAAAGAACTATGTGCCCTAATCCTATGCGCAGTCATGGCACAGGCTGGATTTATCAAAGAGGGAATGGAAGCCAAAGAGAGTGGTGACCATAAAAAATTGGTTGAAGTATATGATAAAGCCTGTAATGAGGGCAAAGCATCAGGATGTTATAACTTGGCTGTTTTGTACTCAGAAGGTACGGGTAATGTTGCAAAAGACAGTGCAAAAGCCGTTAAGCTGTATGAAAAAGCGTGCTCTGCTGATTTTGCGACAGCATGTTACAACCTAGGTTTGATTTATGCTGATGGCATTGTGGTCAAACAAGATTTTGCTAAAGCAAAAGAGTTGTATGAAAAATCATGTGCTGGGGATGAAGGGTGTACCAATTTAGGACTTTTATATGCTAATGGGGCAGGGGTACAACAAGATTATGCTAAGGCTGCAGAATTTTATAAAAAAGCATGTAAAAACGAAGACTTAATGGGATGTAATAACCTAGGATTTTTACATGCTGGGGGTCGTGGTGTTGAGCTTGACAATAAAAAAGCGAGTGAATATTACCAAAAAGCGTGTGATGGCGGTATCGCTATGGGATGTGACAATCTTGCATTTATGTACGCAATGGGTAAAGGCAACGTCCAAGATTTTAAAAAAGCAAGCCAATTTTACGAGAAAGCCTGTAACAATGGATATGATAAAGGGTGTAACAATCTTGGCATCTTATATGCAGAAGGTAAAGGTGTCAGTGTAGATAACGCTAAAGCCAAAGAACTCTTCAAAAGTAGTTGTGACAAAGGTCTCAAAGAGGGGTGCGAAAACGCTCAACTCTTGGAAAAAATTACCAAGTAA
- a CDS encoding 4Fe-4S dicluster domain-containing protein has protein sequence MENDGKRRTFLKVLGLGSVTLGTAGYSVAIETGKTEKKPHYGMIFDQNKCVGCSDCEVACRKVNEVPQGQVRLYVENKTDPAKPMEKKYVRVSCQQCEDAPCVAVCPSKACHRDAKTGIVTMNPDDCIACKYCIVACPYDVRFINKKTKAAENCNFCLNTNLAKGHEPACVEACKYKALVFGDLNDESSYINQILQVKDAVRMKPTFGTKPSLRYIPVVKVGV, from the coding sequence ATGGAAAATGACGGGAAAAGAAGAACTTTTCTAAAAGTTTTAGGTCTTGGTTCTGTGACATTGGGCACTGCGGGTTACAGTGTTGCCATTGAAACAGGCAAAACAGAAAAAAAACCACACTACGGGATGATCTTTGATCAGAACAAATGTGTGGGATGCAGCGATTGTGAAGTAGCGTGTCGAAAGGTCAATGAAGTTCCACAGGGGCAAGTGCGACTTTATGTTGAAAATAAAACAGATCCTGCAAAACCGATGGAAAAGAAATATGTACGTGTTTCGTGCCAACAGTGTGAAGATGCACCGTGTGTTGCAGTGTGCCCTAGTAAAGCATGTCATAGAGATGCAAAAACGGGCATTGTTACAATGAACCCTGATGATTGTATCGCCTGTAAATACTGCATCGTAGCATGTCCATACGATGTGCGTTTTATCAATAAAAAAACGAAAGCAGCTGAGAATTGTAACTTCTGTCTGAATACCAATTTGGCAAAAGGACATGAACCAGCGTGTGTAGAAGCATGTAAATATAAAGCACTTGTTTTTGGTGATTTGAATGACGAGAGTTCGTATATCAATCAAATATTACAGGTTAAAGACGCAGTACGTATGAAGCCAACCTTTGGAACAAAGCCAAGTTTGCGCTATATACCTGTTGTAAAGGTGGGGGTGTGA
- a CDS encoding response regulator transcription factor yields MNECNLLDVLSNKKVLCVEDEACILNNIMESLELFFGKVVGVKDGIEALDEAKSNLYDVIMLDISIPHMDGLEVVKKIREFDKKVPIIILSAHTEQEYLWRAVELKITRYLAKPYDKNALIKALEDVAKELSGHSPMFQVTPVCKYDFCKKTICNLDGDLIHLSKSESRLLEYFLKRPNQTVTYEQLFDYMWEFEQPSKEALKSIVKELRKKIDNNFIRNLYGVGYLYEI; encoded by the coding sequence ATGAATGAATGCAATCTTTTAGATGTCCTTTCCAATAAAAAAGTCCTTTGTGTTGAAGATGAAGCGTGTATCTTAAACAACATTATGGAGTCTTTGGAGCTTTTTTTTGGCAAAGTTGTAGGTGTTAAAGATGGCATTGAAGCACTTGATGAAGCCAAAAGCAATTTGTATGATGTCATCATGCTTGACATCTCTATTCCTCACATGGATGGACTTGAAGTCGTAAAGAAAATCCGAGAGTTTGATAAAAAAGTACCTATTATCATCCTCTCTGCACATACAGAGCAAGAGTATTTATGGCGTGCCGTAGAGCTTAAAATTACACGTTATCTAGCAAAACCTTATGATAAAAATGCGCTTATTAAAGCCTTAGAAGATGTAGCAAAAGAGCTTAGTGGGCATAGCCCAATGTTTCAGGTAACTCCTGTTTGCAAATATGATTTTTGTAAAAAAACGATTTGCAACCTTGATGGAGATTTGATCCATCTCTCTAAGAGTGAGAGCAGGCTTTTAGAGTATTTCCTCAAACGCCCAAATCAAACAGTAACGTATGAGCAGCTTTTTGATTATATGTGGGAATTTGAACAACCAAGTAAAGAGGCATTAAAATCCATCGTCAAAGAACTACGCAAAAAGATTGATAACAACTTTATACGAAATCTTTACGGTGTTGGATATCTTTATGAAATATAG
- a CDS encoding DUF3365 domain-containing protein — MKYSFKIIVALFVVLYAVITLLFFNFYRELAMKDARQEAIFILDTMNAIRDYVSVVQRPLIEELKEKKMLAEDFFDPRLLSSSYITREIYNIQRAKKNINYDYKLIATNPLNAEHEGNNFENEILDDFKEGKYKEYSRIIQENNKPYFFVGLPIQNSHPSCLQCHTTNSAPKRMVEQYHTIPDFQSKVGDVIAMITFKIPVYSILTYHVKEFVVGGAVMFIVFVIFILFIYKLYRNDQRLKEKTNMLMMSQNRLASMGEMIGNISHQWRQPLAQVGAILINLELHSDKDKLTKEKLTQKIKEANEQLSFMSSTIDDFKNFFMPSTSAKEFSAQEVIFRAQKLLSASLEKYAIDVRIDIQNNFTRLGYANEIVQVLINIMNNAKEAFLAQNIKERKIEITAFLHNGVPVITLQNNAGHIDDAIIEKIFDPYFTTKESSSGLGLYMSKMIVEKNSATLRVENHNDGVIFTIIF; from the coding sequence ATGAAATATAGCTTCAAAATCATCGTAGCCCTTTTTGTTGTTCTTTATGCGGTCATTACATTACTCTTCTTTAATTTTTACCGTGAACTTGCGATGAAAGATGCGAGGCAAGAGGCTATTTTTATTTTAGATACGATGAATGCAATTCGTGATTATGTCTCAGTCGTACAACGTCCTTTAATTGAAGAGCTCAAAGAAAAAAAGATGCTAGCAGAGGATTTTTTTGATCCAAGATTGCTCTCTTCATCTTATATTACACGTGAGATTTACAATATTCAGCGTGCTAAAAAGAATATCAACTATGATTATAAACTGATTGCCACTAATCCTCTTAACGCTGAGCATGAGGGCAATAATTTCGAAAATGAAATTTTGGATGATTTCAAAGAGGGAAAATATAAAGAATACTCACGCATCATTCAAGAAAATAACAAACCTTACTTTTTTGTAGGCTTGCCTATTCAGAATTCGCATCCATCGTGTTTACAATGTCATACGACCAATAGTGCGCCAAAGCGTATGGTAGAGCAGTATCATACAATTCCTGATTTTCAGAGCAAAGTAGGCGATGTTATTGCAATGATTACGTTTAAAATTCCCGTCTACAGCATCTTAACCTATCACGTGAAAGAGTTTGTGGTGGGTGGAGCGGTTATGTTTATTGTCTTTGTTATTTTTATCTTGTTTATCTATAAATTGTACAGAAACGACCAACGCCTGAAAGAAAAAACCAATATGCTGATGATGAGTCAAAACCGTCTTGCTTCGATGGGCGAGATGATAGGCAATATTTCACATCAGTGGAGGCAGCCTCTTGCTCAAGTAGGGGCTATCTTGATCAATCTTGAGCTTCATAGCGACAAAGATAAACTCACCAAAGAGAAGTTGACACAAAAGATCAAAGAGGCCAATGAACAACTCTCTTTTATGTCAAGCACGATTGATGATTTTAAAAACTTCTTTATGCCAAGTACCTCTGCCAAAGAGTTTAGTGCACAAGAGGTTATTTTTAGGGCTCAAAAGCTACTCAGTGCCTCTTTAGAAAAATATGCCATTGATGTACGCATAGATATACAAAATAACTTTACGCGTTTAGGCTATGCCAATGAGATCGTGCAAGTGCTTATTAACATTATGAACAATGCCAAAGAGGCATTCTTAGCACAAAATATCAAAGAACGTAAGATTGAAATTACCGCTTTTTTACACAATGGTGTTCCTGTCATTACGTTGCAAAACAATGCAGGGCATATTGATGATGCAATTATTGAGAAAATTTTTGACCCTTATTTTACAACCAAAGAGTCTAGCAGTGGACTAGGACTTTATATGAGTAAAATGATTGTTGAGAAAAACAGTGCAACACTGCGTGTTGAAAACCATAATGATGGAGTTATTTTTACAATTATTTTTTAG
- the ccsA gene encoding cytochrome c biogenesis protein CcsA, with protein sequence MKYVSIVEKLFFSYKFMLFMLFLLGLGAGVATFIESVYDTTSAKIMVYDATWYEGVMLLLTLSLVGIMYKYKMWKKFGAFIVHLAFVAILVGAALTRYFGYEGVIHIREGLSENEMLTVKSYFTIKTEKEFLEYPLALGQIGNNDFSYETMVEGKVLHINYKSYHAGAKGELNTLIVEARYDNKLKTVKIEGGAGWIEPPVVVRFDDVEIELAWGSKVIALPFSFKLLDFELQRYPGSQSPSSYASELEVIDNSTTFPYRIFMNHPLTYKGYKFFQSSYDLDEKGTILEVNKDPGKWPTYFGYFLLCVGFIGNFFTKGSRFVKLRAFLQKSALALLLPLVFVQATPLKAEADTLEQFRKNSYEHANGVFSSLLVQDYMGRIKPISTEAVEIVNKITGKSSLFGLTPEQMILGMTTNAGLWQEMKIIKLSNPSIKKVLGLSPEAEYVSFASMFDDEGYYKLAKQVSAANQKAQSKRDTFDNDIIKFDEKLNIAYLTLKGVLFKFIPIPNDASHTWIAPNDAFSHPHINSEVKSMLNDYFVGLQEGISTNKWDNANIALAKLKENQRSLSGGILPSETRVRAEVLYNHMGLFQKLIGFYFVLGCGAFVLALISIFKGKNYPTLEKSVLYIFIAGFIAHSFGLALRWYISGHAPWSDSYESMVYIGWSAGFAGVMVFRKSILSLSAAAILAAIVMLVAHMSFVNPQITNLVPVLKSYWLTVHVSVITASYGFLGMGALLGFITLLLMILKNKKNALRMNEQIRHLVAINEISLIIGLAMLTVGNFFGGIWANESWGRYWGWDPKETWSFVSIIVYALILHLRFVPKLNSVYVFSIASLVGYSSIMMTYFGVNFYLTGMHSYAASGEHASLPSFVYYIFVGIFGLCVLAYQGRDVKTI encoded by the coding sequence ATGAAGTACGTATCCATTGTAGAAAAATTATTTTTTTCGTATAAATTTATGCTCTTCATGTTGTTTTTATTAGGGCTTGGTGCAGGCGTTGCTACGTTTATCGAGAGTGTTTACGACACAACAAGCGCTAAAATAATGGTTTACGATGCTACATGGTATGAGGGGGTGATGCTTTTGCTAACCCTCTCTTTAGTTGGCATCATGTATAAATACAAAATGTGGAAAAAGTTCGGTGCATTTATCGTGCATCTTGCTTTTGTAGCGATTTTAGTGGGAGCGGCTTTGACGCGTTACTTTGGGTATGAAGGGGTTATTCATATCAGAGAAGGGCTCAGTGAAAATGAGATGTTAACAGTCAAGTCTTACTTTACGATTAAAACAGAAAAAGAATTTTTAGAGTACCCCCTCGCATTGGGACAAATTGGTAATAACGATTTTTCTTATGAAACAATGGTAGAAGGTAAAGTTCTACACATCAATTATAAAAGTTATCATGCAGGTGCAAAAGGTGAACTAAACACCCTTATTGTGGAAGCACGTTACGACAATAAACTCAAAACCGTTAAAATCGAAGGCGGCGCAGGTTGGATTGAACCTCCTGTTGTTGTACGTTTTGATGATGTTGAAATAGAACTAGCATGGGGTTCTAAAGTGATCGCACTTCCTTTTTCATTTAAACTTCTTGATTTTGAATTACAGCGTTACCCAGGCTCACAAAGTCCTTCATCGTATGCAAGTGAACTTGAGGTAATTGATAATAGCACTACATTTCCTTACCGTATATTTATGAATCATCCACTCACCTATAAAGGATATAAATTTTTCCAATCCTCTTATGATTTGGATGAAAAGGGTACTATTCTAGAGGTCAATAAAGACCCAGGTAAATGGCCGACATATTTTGGATATTTTTTATTGTGTGTTGGTTTTATTGGAAACTTCTTCACGAAAGGCAGCAGATTTGTAAAGCTTAGAGCGTTCCTTCAAAAAAGCGCTTTAGCACTTCTTTTACCTTTGGTATTTGTACAGGCAACACCATTAAAAGCGGAAGCAGATACATTGGAGCAATTTCGTAAAAATTCTTATGAACATGCCAATGGAGTCTTTAGCTCGTTATTGGTACAAGATTATATGGGGCGTATTAAGCCTATTAGTACTGAAGCCGTTGAAATTGTCAATAAAATCACAGGAAAGAGCTCTTTGTTTGGCTTGACTCCTGAGCAGATGATCTTAGGAATGACGACAAATGCAGGGCTTTGGCAAGAGATGAAGATCATTAAACTCTCTAATCCAAGCATTAAAAAAGTGCTAGGTTTGAGCCCTGAAGCTGAATATGTGAGTTTTGCTTCCATGTTTGATGATGAGGGCTACTACAAGCTAGCGAAACAGGTCAGTGCTGCCAACCAAAAAGCACAGTCAAAACGCGATACATTTGATAATGACATTATAAAATTTGATGAAAAACTCAATATCGCTTATTTGACACTCAAAGGGGTTTTGTTTAAATTTATTCCTATTCCTAATGATGCATCGCATACATGGATTGCTCCAAATGATGCGTTTTCTCATCCACACATTAACAGCGAAGTCAAAAGTATGCTCAATGACTACTTTGTTGGACTTCAAGAGGGTATTTCTACAAATAAATGGGATAACGCAAACATAGCACTTGCTAAGCTCAAAGAGAATCAACGAAGCCTTAGTGGTGGCATTTTACCAAGTGAGACACGCGTACGAGCAGAAGTTCTTTACAATCACATGGGACTCTTTCAAAAACTGATTGGGTTTTATTTTGTGCTTGGATGTGGCGCATTTGTGCTAGCGCTTATTTCTATTTTTAAAGGCAAAAATTACCCTACATTGGAAAAGAGCGTTCTATACATTTTTATCGCAGGATTTATCGCGCACAGTTTTGGTTTAGCTCTTCGTTGGTACATCTCAGGACATGCGCCTTGGAGTGATTCGTACGAGTCAATGGTCTATATTGGTTGGTCGGCAGGTTTTGCAGGCGTTATGGTTTTTAGAAAATCCATCCTCTCTCTTTCCGCTGCAGCCATTTTAGCGGCGATTGTGATGCTTGTCGCACATATGAGTTTTGTCAATCCTCAGATTACAAACCTTGTTCCGGTTCTCAAATCCTACTGGTTGACCGTTCACGTCTCTGTTATTACAGCCAGTTATGGATTTTTAGGTATGGGTGCATTGCTTGGTTTCATCACGCTTTTATTGATGATACTTAAAAACAAAAAAAATGCCTTACGTATGAATGAACAAATCAGACATTTGGTAGCGATTAATGAGATAAGCCTCATTATAGGGCTTGCGATGTTAACGGTTGGAAACTTTTTTGGAGGCATCTGGGCGAATGAGTCATGGGGACGATACTGGGGATGGGACCCTAAAGAGACATGGTCATTTGTCTCTATCATCGTTTATGCGCTGATTTTGCATCTTCGTTTTGTACCAAAGCTCAATTCGGTGTATGTCTTTTCTATAGCGTCACTGGTAGGGTATAGCTCTATCATGATGACCTATTTTGGGGTCAACTTTTATCTTACAGGAATGCATTCATACGCGGCTTCAGGAGAACATGCCTCTTTACCGAGTTTTGTTTACTATATTTTTGTAGGGATATTTGGATTGTGTGTCTTGGCGTATCAAGGCAGAGATGTTAAAACAATTTAG
- a CDS encoding cytochrome C, whose translation MKNWDKVLLGLLTCVNLFTVGLNAEGMEGMQMSKDAKAIIANPKGTKESRGVTSLQDYIVEEQVMYDWLFKNHPIFTKYGGKTVGEMHVADRGKEFIAEGHGKDFSKASKRSGGEGVSSMMYRVARTSTLAFPNKFIGPEKCGECHPAQYETWGRSRHSTTIRFPGEHPEFNNNLTDPVFDKDTASILPKGITPDVIYCTIGHVRTKLGFLDAWLLRGTYHVEGGLLKNGTGQITAGANQWQRTWALNLTPEVAKKIKKWIPDFPVTLADYGDNGGYVRGLASYAAKYKKSMDFQAGSSYCEVCHPWKFDFKNQNEFYSALGNPKELQKHTISKGVSCEECHGAGGHLEGGSGLLTSNCERCHQRFNYSPDLAKNPANVGKPDLALSSKFKSMGPGCGSEGSQTYFTAHYEKGMRCATCHDPHDVTGPVTGEKDLKGTNYNANQGYLSSLYTKPKLKKECKDCHKEQAYIQSKADTHSKNSCQTCHMPFMMSCENWYAVQFQDQAGMDTQRRSHIWKIDVDPKRKSLVPGSNATGPRDAKDWHFERNDEGRNFLDLMWACARTTWADKEQVEAKGCHSPVVSELKETLHFKDQKQAYDEVMGWQTPVKDKFTQVKVGIQGLYSLLEVKKLSPSDKTRVYELIEKAQQTVDLVEKDGSWGMHGFKYTKQRLDAAIEYINEAQRIVNKNLK comes from the coding sequence ATGAAAAATTGGGACAAAGTGTTACTTGGTTTACTCACATGTGTTAATCTCTTTACTGTAGGCTTAAATGCTGAAGGTATGGAGGGAATGCAAATGAGTAAAGATGCAAAGGCGATCATTGCTAATCCTAAGGGTACTAAGGAGAGCAGAGGCGTTACTTCTTTGCAAGACTATATTGTCGAAGAGCAAGTTATGTATGATTGGCTCTTTAAAAACCATCCGATTTTTACCAAGTACGGTGGTAAAACGGTTGGAGAAATGCATGTTGCAGATCGCGGTAAAGAGTTTATAGCTGAGGGTCACGGTAAAGACTTCTCTAAAGCAAGTAAACGAAGTGGCGGCGAAGGTGTAAGTTCAATGATGTATAGGGTTGCAAGAACTTCAACACTTGCGTTTCCAAACAAATTCATTGGACCAGAGAAATGCGGTGAGTGTCACCCTGCACAATATGAGACTTGGGGCAGATCGCGACACTCAACAACAATCAGATTCCCAGGTGAACACCCTGAATTTAACAATAACTTGACTGATCCAGTTTTTGATAAAGATACAGCGTCAATTCTACCTAAAGGAATTACCCCTGATGTTATCTATTGTACTATAGGTCACGTTAGAACAAAATTAGGCTTTTTGGATGCGTGGTTGCTACGTGGAACATACCATGTTGAAGGTGGTCTTCTTAAAAATGGTACAGGTCAAATTACTGCGGGTGCAAACCAATGGCAAAGAACATGGGCACTTAATCTAACGCCTGAGGTTGCGAAAAAAATCAAGAAATGGATTCCTGATTTTCCTGTAACATTAGCAGACTATGGTGATAATGGTGGTTATGTAAGAGGTTTGGCTTCTTATGCAGCTAAATACAAAAAATCAATGGATTTCCAAGCGGGTTCTTCTTACTGTGAAGTATGTCACCCTTGGAAGTTTGATTTTAAAAACCAAAACGAGTTCTACTCTGCCCTTGGTAATCCAAAAGAGCTTCAAAAGCACACTATCTCTAAAGGTGTTTCTTGTGAAGAGTGTCATGGCGCGGGTGGTCACTTAGAAGGAGGCTCCGGGTTACTCACTTCTAATTGTGAACGCTGTCACCAACGATTTAACTATAGCCCAGATCTTGCGAAAAATCCTGCAAACGTAGGTAAACCAGATCTTGCTTTGAGCTCTAAGTTTAAATCAATGGGACCAGGATGTGGTAGTGAAGGTTCTCAAACCTACTTTACAGCGCACTATGAAAAAGGTATGCGTTGTGCAACCTGCCATGATCCACACGACGTAACAGGTCCTGTAACGGGCGAAAAAGACCTTAAAGGTACCAATTACAATGCGAACCAAGGTTACTTAAGCTCACTTTATACAAAACCAAAACTCAAAAAAGAGTGTAAAGATTGTCATAAAGAACAAGCGTATATCCAGTCTAAAGCAGATACACATAGTAAAAATTCATGTCAAACCTGCCACATGCCATTTATGATGAGCTGTGAAAACTGGTATGCCGTTCAATTCCAAGACCAAGCGGGTATGGATACACAAAGACGTTCACACATCTGGAAAATCGATGTTGATCCTAAACGTAAATCTTTGGTACCAGGTTCAAATGCAACAGGTCCAAGAGATGCTAAAGATTGGCATTTTGAGCGTAATGATGAGGGACGTAACTTCTTAGATCTTATGTGGGCATGTGCACGTACAACATGGGCAGATAAAGAGCAAGTAGAAGCAAAAGGCTGTCATAGTCCAGTTGTATCTGAGCTTAAAGAGACACTACACTTTAAAGATCAGAAACAAGCATATGATGAGGTTATGGGATGGCAAACTCCTGTGAAAGATAAATTCACACAGGTTAAAGTAGGTATCCAAGGACTTTACTCTTTACTTGAAGTTAAAAAGCTATCGCCTTCAGATAAAACCAGAGTGTATGAGTTAATCGAAAAAGCGCAACAAACTGTTGATCTTGTCGAAAAAGATGGTTCATGGGGTATGCATGGATTCAAATATACCAAACAAAGACTAGATGCTGCGATTGAGTATATTAATGAAGCGCAAAGAATCGTGAACAAAAATTTAAAATAG
- the nrfD gene encoding NrfD/PsrC family molybdoenzyme membrane anchor subunit: MNGAINFTYGFSHGVEWGWPIAVYLLLAGISGGALIVALMIRFYKKQHEDTPLLKAASLVSFATIAFGMVFLVGDLEKPLYFWKILINYNFSSVMSIGVLAISVYIPLTLVMCLYLFEKEISAILAKKAQILGYFEMVMTLLKKIRPLVEVLSVVFAVVICAYTGFLISVLVRFPILNTAILPALFVVSGLSAGTASASMVASYFFKEDTHSGDLKTLHTIEWPIMAVEIMLIAMLFVSLLVGNEFQQTTTAAFSSGVYATLFWVGVMGVGFGLPLVLNFVLGKHVAHSHTAFYLSGMASVLGVLCLRMFIIYAGQTFGV, encoded by the coding sequence ATGAATGGTGCCATTAATTTTACATACGGATTTTCCCATGGTGTTGAATGGGGTTGGCCGATTGCTGTATATCTCTTGCTTGCAGGTATTTCAGGTGGTGCGCTTATTGTTGCATTGATGATTCGTTTTTACAAAAAACAGCACGAAGATACGCCTCTACTCAAAGCTGCGTCATTGGTTTCTTTTGCAACGATTGCTTTTGGTATGGTCTTCTTAGTGGGTGATTTGGAAAAACCACTCTATTTTTGGAAGATTTTGATTAATTATAACTTTTCGTCTGTTATGTCGATTGGTGTTTTAGCAATTTCTGTTTACATTCCTCTCACACTTGTGATGTGCTTGTATCTGTTTGAAAAAGAGATTTCAGCTATCCTCGCCAAAAAAGCTCAAATTTTGGGCTATTTTGAAATGGTCATGACCCTTTTGAAAAAAATCCGTCCATTGGTTGAGGTGTTAAGTGTGGTTTTTGCGGTGGTTATTTGTGCCTATACAGGTTTCTTGATCTCTGTTTTGGTACGTTTCCCAATTTTAAATACAGCTATTTTACCTGCGCTTTTTGTTGTCTCTGGTCTTTCAGCAGGAACGGCGTCAGCGAGTATGGTTGCTTCGTATTTTTTCAAAGAAGATACTCATTCCGGTGATCTTAAAACATTACATACGATTGAGTGGCCTATTATGGCGGTTGAGATTATGCTCATTGCGATGCTGTTTGTCTCTTTACTTGTGGGTAATGAGTTTCAGCAAACAACGACAGCAGCATTTAGTAGTGGTGTTTATGCAACACTTTTCTGGGTTGGTGTAATGGGTGTTGGTTTTGGTCTTCCTTTGGTGCTTAATTTTGTGCTTGGCAAACATGTAGCGCATTCTCACACAGCGTTTTATCTTTCAGGTATGGCAAGTGTGTTGGGTGTATTATGTCTTAGGATGTTTATTATATATGCAGGACAAACGTTTGGTGTCTAA
- a CDS encoding FKBP-type peptidyl-prolyl cis-trans isomerase, translating into MRKQLTTGLFVFICLVSGALAGELKTQVQKESYSIGVSTGSYISNQLFEQSEMGAKSDIEAVIDGFIDALKKQQKLKDEEIITHLNNRAEVLNKISQEQFKQALDKNIADGKKYMANNAKNKKVTTTKSGLQYEVLTLGAGPKPQKESIVMMNYKAYLVDGKVFDDTYERKTPSHLSMINIVDGLQEGLMLMPEGSKYKLVIPSELAYGNADMQEIPAGSTVIFEVELVKVLKPGELANSAKPLSEEEMKQVHGGIEKKKL; encoded by the coding sequence ATGCGTAAACAACTCACAACAGGATTATTTGTATTTATTTGTTTGGTTTCTGGGGCGCTTGCTGGTGAGCTAAAAACACAAGTACAAAAAGAGTCATACAGTATTGGTGTATCCACAGGAAGCTATATCTCAAATCAACTTTTTGAACAGTCTGAAATGGGTGCAAAATCTGATATTGAAGCGGTGATTGATGGATTTATTGATGCCTTGAAAAAACAACAAAAGCTTAAAGATGAAGAGATTATAACGCATTTGAATAATCGTGCAGAAGTGTTAAATAAAATCAGTCAAGAACAATTCAAACAAGCCCTCGATAAAAATATCGCGGATGGCAAAAAATATATGGCAAACAATGCCAAGAATAAAAAAGTAACTACAACGAAATCAGGATTGCAATACGAAGTGCTCACTCTTGGTGCTGGTCCAAAACCGCAAAAAGAGAGCATTGTTATGATGAACTATAAAGCCTATTTAGTAGATGGTAAAGTTTTTGATGACACCTATGAGCGCAAAACACCATCCCATCTTTCGATGATTAATATTGTCGATGGCTTGCAAGAAGGTTTAATGCTAATGCCTGAGGGATCAAAATACAAATTGGTCATTCCAAGTGAATTAGCATACGGTAATGCAGATATGCAAGAGATTCCTGCTGGTTCAACAGTTATTTTTGAGGTAGAGTTGGTGAAGGTTTTAAAGCCAGGTGAACTTGCAAACAGTGCAAAACCACTTAGCGAAGAAGAAATGAAACAAGTCCATGGTGGCATTGAGAAAAAGAAACTATAG